Proteins encoded in a region of the Paenibacillus wynnii genome:
- a CDS encoding helix-turn-helix domain-containing protein → MERAKIISRLIEEKGYSRRAFAERIGLPPTTLQSMLNRGVGGAAIDNVLKVTKGLGITIDELEEMVANEKGFIESSERQDALSPAELAEFEAFINNPEHGIFFKSYLDAPEERKKDLQKVWEIIKRASEDEK, encoded by the coding sequence GTGGAGAGAGCAAAAATTATATCTCGCTTAATCGAAGAAAAGGGATACAGCCGTCGCGCTTTTGCAGAACGCATTGGTCTACCTCCAACAACCCTGCAGTCTATGTTAAACCGCGGAGTAGGCGGGGCGGCTATCGATAACGTCCTAAAGGTTACTAAGGGTTTAGGTATAACAATTGACGAACTTGAAGAAATGGTCGCTAACGAAAAAGGCTTTATAGAAAGTTCAGAACGGCAAGATGCACTTAGTCCGGCAGAATTAGCCGAATTCGAGGCATTTATTAACAATCCTGAACATGGCATTTTCTTTAAGAGTTACTTAGATGCACCTGAAGAGCGAAAAAAAGACCTACAAAAGGTCTGGGAGATTATTAAACGCGCTTCTGAAGACGAAAAATAA
- a CDS encoding XRE family transcriptional regulator has protein sequence MIYTNLSSEMERRGVTISAMSRELKMRRGTVSDKLHGKFRLHYDEALKIKRIFFSDCDMERLFSTNLELEGDETCELPNH, from the coding sequence ATGATTTATACGAATCTAAGTTCAGAAATGGAAAGGAGAGGTGTGACTATTTCGGCTATGTCTCGCGAATTAAAAATGAGACGCGGAACGGTAAGCGACAAACTTCATGGGAAGTTTAGACTTCACTATGATGAAGCCCTTAAAATTAAAAGAATTTTCTTTTCGGATTGCGATATGGAACGTCTATTCTCAACAAATTTAGAACTAGAGGGAGATGAGACGTGTGAACTCCCCAATCATTAA
- a CDS encoding DUF771 domain-containing protein, whose translation MNSPIIKVVIDPDYVRQLAEAEIKRQMKDLSPGIWWDMKRLEVETCRKRDWLLANILLNPAFKKEMRSCSNGCEGGRWMFRASEMIRFLDMNFESLNKSPSKLIR comes from the coding sequence GTGAACTCCCCAATCATTAAAGTTGTGATTGATCCGGATTATGTCCGACAACTAGCAGAGGCTGAAATCAAACGGCAAATGAAAGACCTTAGCCCCGGTATTTGGTGGGATATGAAGCGACTCGAAGTAGAAACGTGCCGTAAGAGGGATTGGCTGCTTGCAAACATTCTACTGAATCCAGCCTTTAAAAAAGAAATGCGTTCGTGCTCCAACGGATGCGAAGGCGGTCGTTGGATGTTTCGTGCTTCTGAAATGATTAGATTTCTTGACATGAATTTCGAGTCATTAAATAAGTCGCCTTCAAAGCTGATTCGTTAA
- a CDS encoding ORF6N domain-containing protein → MTVITPIEHSGFRVIMTTDLAASLGTETKIISKNFERNEHRYQLGKHFFILQGDELREFKASRQIDDNLKFAPVIYLWTEKGAWMHAKSLNTDEAWEAYEALVDDYYRIKSASVNMSQFSPQLQLLIQMEQGIKEIEQRQDNTDRQLAIVKETFLDRDEDWRVKMKGLLNGATARRGMSHRDMRTLSYQMLEERARCDLSRRLSNLKERLKDSGTTKSKVEEANRLDVIESEPRLKEIYTIIVKELSIGAMN, encoded by the coding sequence ATGACAGTAATTACACCGATTGAACATTCTGGATTTAGAGTTATCATGACAACCGATCTGGCTGCTTCACTTGGGACTGAAACAAAAATAATCAGCAAGAATTTTGAGAGAAACGAACATCGTTACCAACTGGGAAAACACTTTTTCATACTCCAAGGTGATGAGCTTAGGGAATTCAAAGCTTCTCGTCAAATTGACGATAACCTGAAATTCGCTCCAGTCATTTATCTATGGACAGAAAAAGGGGCTTGGATGCACGCGAAATCATTAAACACCGATGAGGCGTGGGAAGCATACGAAGCCTTAGTGGATGATTATTACAGAATTAAAAGTGCGTCAGTTAACATGAGTCAATTTAGCCCGCAACTGCAGTTACTCATACAAATGGAACAAGGCATCAAAGAGATTGAACAACGACAGGACAATACAGATCGGCAGCTCGCTATCGTAAAGGAAACATTCCTGGATCGGGATGAAGATTGGCGGGTCAAGATGAAAGGACTGCTTAACGGAGCTACAGCACGCCGTGGTATGTCACATAGGGACATGCGCACACTTAGCTATCAAATGCTCGAAGAACGCGCCCGCTGCGACTTGAGTCGACGTCTGAGTAATTTAAAAGAACGTTTGAAAGACTCCGGAACCACTAAAAGCAAAGTAGAAGAAGCGAATCGGTTAGATGTGATCGAATCAGAACCACGGCTGAAAGAGATATACACAATTATTGTTAAAGAATTAAGTATTGGAGCTATGAATTAG
- a CDS encoding Holliday junction resolvase RecU: MKTVVYGNRGSGFEAVINYINQIYENRKLAVINKRSTPVKVTRSKGTKVLAGFYEAKSTVDYDGIYRGRAIFFEAKSTQELDRFDLKRVEDHQYEHLEKCHAVGAVCFVLVEFRRQRKTYLLPFATLRAYKGEATRGGRKSMTIDNFEVDAYEVMQGRVQLDYLATVDKIWFTETA; encoded by the coding sequence ATGAAAACAGTGGTATACGGAAATCGCGGGTCTGGCTTTGAAGCAGTGATAAATTATATAAATCAAATTTACGAAAACCGAAAACTGGCAGTCATTAATAAACGTTCTACTCCTGTAAAAGTCACCAGAAGCAAAGGTACCAAGGTACTCGCAGGATTTTATGAAGCAAAATCCACTGTAGACTATGACGGTATATATCGAGGTCGTGCGATATTCTTCGAGGCCAAATCAACGCAGGAGCTTGATAGATTTGATTTAAAGAGAGTTGAGGATCACCAGTACGAGCATCTAGAAAAGTGCCACGCAGTAGGAGCTGTATGTTTTGTCCTTGTGGAGTTTCGCAGACAGCGTAAAACGTATCTGTTACCATTCGCCACGCTGCGAGCGTACAAAGGAGAGGCTACTCGGGGTGGGCGAAAGAGCATGACTATTGATAACTTTGAGGTGGATGCCTACGAAGTTATGCAGGGCCGGGTGCAGTTGGATTACTTGGCAACGGTCGATAAAATTTGGTTCACGGAAACAGCGTAG
- a CDS encoding HNH endonuclease: protein MTHQTFWKPEKQEKPKKTSSLGQHKKEKKVVSEWKRDLFAGHTPGKSSADRAEFPRKIVAELIAEAGEVCQHCRSAPDTTTHHVWPRGRKGRGVKTNGLRLCGLCHDLIQTTDELLQYWIGVFRDRYGEYFWYDELDWEEHNRKMAAQEQSERELEVRRQQIEPVADLITTAAGRPLRVKELQLLQSLEPKALQVFTGMITDSLNGYASQGTYRALDRFED from the coding sequence GTGACTCACCAAACTTTTTGGAAACCGGAAAAGCAAGAAAAGCCGAAAAAGACAAGCAGCCTGGGACAGCACAAAAAGGAAAAGAAAGTAGTTTCGGAGTGGAAACGTGATTTATTCGCCGGTCATACTCCCGGAAAAAGTAGTGCTGATCGAGCAGAATTCCCTCGCAAGATAGTTGCCGAGTTAATTGCTGAAGCTGGCGAAGTATGCCAGCACTGCAGATCAGCACCGGACACCACCACACACCATGTCTGGCCTCGAGGCCGGAAGGGACGCGGTGTAAAAACAAACGGTCTAAGATTATGCGGATTGTGTCACGACTTAATCCAAACGACTGATGAGCTGCTGCAATACTGGATTGGAGTCTTCCGGGATCGATACGGCGAATACTTTTGGTATGACGAATTGGACTGGGAAGAACACAACCGTAAAATGGCGGCACAGGAGCAGTCAGAGAGAGAACTGGAGGTCCGCAGGCAGCAGATTGAACCTGTGGCTGACTTAATCACTACCGCAGCGGGGCGACCGTTAAGAGTAAAAGAATTGCAGTTGTTGCAATCACTAGAACCCAAGGCACTCCAAGTATTTACCGGAATGATTACTGACTCCTTAAACGGATATGCATCCCAGGGAACTTATCGGGCCCTTGATCGATTTGAGGATTAA
- a CDS encoding zinc-finger domain-containing protein, with product MNRVQAVYEIGDIIELNCIGCLKRIELSRAHNNNYSYIDGHCNKVCPVGKQLQELGKKLVRDST from the coding sequence ATGAATCGGGTTCAGGCAGTTTATGAAATAGGAGACATCATTGAATTGAATTGTATAGGCTGCCTGAAACGGATCGAACTAAGCCGAGCCCACAACAATAATTACTCTTACATCGATGGACATTGCAATAAAGTCTGCCCAGTAGGAAAGCAACTGCAGGAGTTAGGGAAGAAACTTGTACGTGATAGTACGTGA
- a CDS encoding EthD domain-containing protein: MTEEQRRRAFQKIKSFTNQKFWAWMNMIHSRAYAKAQQHYEEAMSIVLQPKQAAAVKAKAQEIREQWDGMATITMDDTEAAELKQVGV, translated from the coding sequence ATGACCGAAGAGCAGCGCCGCAGAGCGTTTCAAAAAATTAAATCATTCACGAATCAGAAGTTTTGGGCTTGGATGAACATGATCCACTCCCGGGCGTACGCCAAAGCCCAGCAGCACTATGAAGAGGCTATGAGCATCGTTCTCCAGCCGAAGCAAGCAGCAGCTGTCAAAGCCAAGGCTCAGGAAATACGGGAACAGTGGGACGGAATGGCAACAATCACAATGGATGACACCGAGGCAGCAGAATTAAAACAGGTGGGGGTGTAA
- a CDS encoding sigma-70 region 4 domain-containing protein: MGCAKNWTKEEIDYLQDKWGSISLKSISANLGRSIDAVKLKAGRLGLGDSRMNFDGITVNQLALALDKSYGQIVNYWVPDYGLPVKRKLFANTARVLVIGYEEFWKWAEQHKELLNLAKMDPNTLGAEPDWAKVKRKADKMRSQKTFQAVNWTPEEDQRLVQVLGTKGMTYPEVARLFDRSEASVKRRLHDLGVKVRPERMENHIKYTFEEVQTLLRMAQEGYSYETIGQTIGKSGLGVRGKLERMGFDFKHRRLKERSGVTS, from the coding sequence TTGGGTTGCGCCAAAAACTGGACAAAAGAAGAGATTGATTACCTCCAGGATAAATGGGGATCGATCAGTTTGAAATCAATCTCTGCAAACTTGGGTCGGAGCATCGATGCGGTAAAACTGAAAGCTGGCAGATTAGGGCTCGGAGACTCGCGGATGAACTTTGACGGAATCACAGTCAATCAATTAGCCCTTGCTCTTGATAAATCATATGGGCAAATCGTTAATTATTGGGTACCGGATTACGGGTTGCCGGTCAAAAGGAAACTCTTTGCAAATACTGCAAGGGTCCTGGTCATTGGATATGAAGAATTCTGGAAATGGGCTGAGCAGCATAAAGAACTCCTTAACCTTGCCAAGATGGATCCTAACACCTTGGGAGCAGAGCCGGACTGGGCAAAGGTGAAACGGAAAGCAGACAAAATGAGATCTCAGAAAACCTTTCAGGCTGTTAACTGGACTCCGGAAGAAGATCAGAGGTTAGTGCAGGTCCTCGGGACAAAAGGAATGACATATCCAGAGGTCGCCAGGCTCTTTGATCGATCGGAAGCATCGGTTAAGCGGCGACTGCATGACCTTGGCGTGAAAGTCCGACCTGAACGAATGGAAAACCATATCAAGTACACATTCGAAGAGGTACAAACTTTGCTCCGAATGGCTCAGGAAGGATATAGCTATGAAACGATCGGTCAAACAATCGGTAAGAGTGGACTAGGAGTTCGCGGGAAGCTCGAGAGAATGGGATTTGACTTTAAGCATCGCCGTTTGAAAGAGAGATCAGGTGTAACTTCATGA
- a CDS encoding DUF3797 domain-containing protein: protein MKFKKAVELSERYANCAECGNENVGNGQGTVRIEGNMFRRTCKCGWKVEVTVEEGDNQ, encoded by the coding sequence ATGAAGTTTAAGAAGGCGGTGGAACTTTCGGAAAGGTACGCCAATTGTGCTGAATGCGGAAACGAAAATGTTGGAAACGGGCAAGGTACGGTGAGAATCGAAGGAAATATGTTCCGGAGAACGTGCAAATGTGGATGGAAAGTCGAAGTTACGGTTGAGGAAGGAGATAACCAATGA
- a CDS encoding BC1872 family protein, which translates to MTVMTLTREEILNQPAGQILNQWVAVNIMCFDPGVVQYGDWCPSEDISAAWEVEEKIKEMAKDEPLHIGYYMTELILIVGSNGFNMIHATPEQRCKAALLAVLNL; encoded by the coding sequence ATGACAGTAATGACACTCACAAGGGAAGAGATACTTAATCAGCCTGCGGGTCAAATATTAAACCAATGGGTGGCAGTAAATATAATGTGCTTTGATCCCGGAGTTGTTCAGTATGGAGACTGGTGCCCATCAGAGGACATATCGGCAGCGTGGGAAGTAGAAGAAAAAATCAAGGAGATGGCGAAAGATGAACCACTGCACATCGGCTATTACATGACGGAATTAATCTTAATCGTCGGAAGTAATGGATTTAATATGATCCATGCAACGCCTGAACAGCGCTGTAAGGCTGCTTTATTAGCTGTACTTAACTTATAA
- a CDS encoding sigma factor-like helix-turn-helix DNA-binding protein, which translates to MNTVKSKPVVAYTDLGEATALNYHLSRNIAQRAYRRADADDKKVISGMVSDCEFIEEWLTTGRRPGNKRGIERRAGYEREILLDPIRMQAFASDSKAGSPANLSDDQRFQLEYALNQLSERERECYTLAHGQCIPHSEIAKMLGITYGSVSEYVQRAQRKISDTVENSLFFV; encoded by the coding sequence ATGAACACAGTAAAGAGTAAGCCTGTAGTAGCGTACACTGACTTAGGCGAGGCAACAGCCCTTAACTATCACCTTTCCCGAAACATCGCCCAGAGGGCATATAGACGTGCTGACGCTGACGATAAAAAAGTAATTTCAGGAATGGTCAGTGATTGTGAATTCATTGAAGAATGGCTAACTACCGGGCGGCGGCCGGGAAATAAGCGTGGGATCGAGCGGCGGGCAGGGTATGAGAGGGAAATCCTCCTGGACCCGATCCGCATGCAGGCTTTCGCCAGTGATTCAAAGGCAGGCAGCCCCGCAAATCTTTCAGACGATCAGCGGTTCCAATTGGAGTATGCGCTTAATCAATTGAGTGAAAGAGAAAGGGAATGTTACACACTGGCACACGGTCAATGCATTCCGCATTCTGAAATAGCTAAGATGCTTGGAATAACCTATGGTAGCGTGAGTGAGTATGTGCAGCGGGCACAGCGAAAGATTAGTGATACCGTAGAGAATTCCCTGTTTTTTGTCTAG
- a CDS encoding sporulation protein Cse60: protein MMAKVKIFVGENTGSVEEDINEFINGDEVGSVIDIKYSAAITTVTDSHNIEDPYCVFTALVYYTEKVESDFHFG from the coding sequence ATGATGGCGAAAGTAAAGATATTTGTCGGAGAAAACACTGGTTCGGTTGAAGAGGATATTAACGAATTTATCAATGGAGATGAAGTTGGAAGTGTCATTGATATAAAGTACAGTGCAGCTATCACTACTGTGACTGATAGTCACAACATTGAAGATCCATATTGTGTATTTACTGCGTTGGTATACTACACTGAGAAAGTAGAGTCAGATTTTCATTTCGGTTAA
- a CDS encoding terminase small subunit: MPKARDPNRDRALEIWREHGGDITNRQIAEQLSIDEKKVAVWKQRDKWIVVQQSSDNVVQQPKKNVVQQKKPKVIKQQKEAARGDPPKTESAKLTEKEEIFILEYLRDFNATRAAMAAGYSKRTAYVIGWENLRKPKIQAKIAEYKESMTSELGLSIQRIIAEYLKIAFANITDYVHFGKKEFPVFTKKGDPIIDEDTGKQKVVSQNYVDLLNHDEIDGSALSEVKEGKDGVGVKMHDKMKALEKLEKYSGYLDEETKLKVDKLRFEVAVMGKGDQSEVVFIKDDLHE; this comes from the coding sequence ATGCCAAAAGCACGGGATCCTAACCGGGACCGCGCACTAGAGATATGGCGTGAACACGGGGGAGACATAACAAACCGGCAGATAGCCGAGCAGCTGAGTATTGATGAAAAGAAGGTTGCCGTATGGAAGCAACGGGACAAATGGATTGTTGTACAACAATCCTCTGATAACGTTGTACAACAACCTAAAAAGAATGTTGTACAACAAAAGAAGCCCAAGGTCATAAAACAACAGAAGGAAGCGGCTAGGGGAGACCCACCGAAAACTGAATCGGCAAAATTGACCGAGAAGGAAGAAATATTCATTCTCGAATATCTCCGAGACTTTAACGCGACCCGAGCGGCGATGGCAGCAGGTTACAGCAAGCGGACTGCATATGTCATAGGGTGGGAAAACCTTAGAAAACCTAAAATTCAGGCTAAAATAGCTGAATATAAAGAATCCATGACCAGTGAACTTGGCTTGAGCATCCAGCGGATCATAGCAGAGTATTTGAAAATAGCCTTCGCCAACATTACCGACTACGTCCATTTCGGTAAAAAGGAATTCCCGGTATTTACGAAAAAGGGAGACCCCATTATTGATGAGGATACGGGTAAACAAAAAGTGGTATCTCAGAACTATGTTGACCTATTGAATCATGATGAAATTGACGGTTCTGCGCTTTCTGAAGTGAAAGAAGGCAAAGATGGCGTCGGGGTTAAAATGCACGATAAAATGAAAGCTCTGGAAAAGTTAGAGAAGTACTCAGGGTATCTGGACGAGGAAACAAAGCTGAAGGTTGATAAGTTGAGGTTTGAAGTAGCGGTGATGGGCAAGGGCGACCAATCGGAAGTTGTTTTCATAAAGGATGATCTCCATGAGTAA
- a CDS encoding PBSX family phage terminase large subunit: MSKVISLQETVGKGYAKFWHFKGRYRVVKGGRGSKKSVTAALWVIKNMMEYPLANTLVLRKTFNTHKDSTWAQLKWAANRLGVGSKWQFKKSPLEAIYKPTGQKILFRGLDDPMSITSITVDSGYLCWAWFEEAYQILNEDDFDKVDMSIRGQMPEGYFKQITITFNPWNEKHWLKHRFFDIPNPDTFVDTTTYRCNEFLGDEDRKLFEWMKKHKPKRHRVEGDGDWGIAEGAVYEDWREEDFDYKSISKKPGYRAVFGLDFGYTNDPSALVCALVNKEEKKLYIFDEHYEHSMLNNDIADMLKRKGYSKEKIIADSSEPKSIDEIRGRGISRIRAAEKGADSIKAGIQFIKGFEIIVHKFNCPNISIELSSYVWEQNKAGKFLNRPVDDFNHAMDALRYAMEQIRKGNEVSFN; this comes from the coding sequence ATGAGTAAGGTTATTAGCCTGCAGGAGACAGTCGGGAAGGGATACGCTAAGTTCTGGCATTTTAAAGGCCGTTATCGGGTAGTTAAAGGTGGTCGCGGTTCTAAAAAGAGCGTAACAGCGGCGCTCTGGGTTATCAAAAATATGATGGAGTATCCGCTGGCGAATACTCTGGTTCTTCGCAAGACTTTCAATACTCACAAGGACTCCACTTGGGCGCAGCTTAAATGGGCAGCGAACCGTTTAGGAGTCGGTAGCAAGTGGCAATTTAAAAAGTCGCCACTAGAAGCCATATATAAGCCAACAGGCCAAAAGATACTATTCCGCGGCCTAGACGATCCGATGTCAATCACCTCTATTACGGTGGACAGCGGCTATTTGTGCTGGGCGTGGTTTGAAGAAGCCTATCAAATCCTTAATGAGGATGACTTCGATAAAGTGGATATGTCCATTCGGGGTCAAATGCCGGAAGGGTACTTCAAACAGATCACCATTACGTTTAACCCTTGGAATGAAAAGCATTGGCTCAAACACCGTTTCTTTGATATCCCTAACCCAGATACATTCGTGGATACCACAACGTACCGCTGTAATGAGTTTCTGGGAGACGAAGATCGAAAGCTCTTCGAGTGGATGAAGAAGCATAAGCCGAAGCGGCACAGGGTAGAGGGTGACGGAGACTGGGGTATTGCCGAAGGTGCCGTGTATGAAGACTGGCGAGAAGAGGACTTTGATTATAAGTCTATCTCCAAGAAGCCGGGATATAGAGCTGTGTTCGGTCTTGACTTTGGTTATACCAATGACCCGAGTGCACTTGTGTGTGCCCTAGTAAACAAAGAAGAGAAGAAGCTATATATCTTCGATGAACACTATGAGCACAGCATGTTGAATAACGACATTGCCGATATGCTGAAGCGAAAAGGGTATTCCAAAGAGAAGATCATCGCAGACTCTTCTGAACCGAAGTCTATTGATGAAATACGGGGCCGAGGCATTAGTCGAATTAGAGCCGCTGAAAAAGGTGCAGATAGTATTAAAGCCGGCATTCAATTCATTAAAGGCTTTGAAATCATCGTTCATAAATTTAATTGTCCGAATATCAGCATTGAACTATCCAGTTATGTGTGGGAACAGAACAAGGCCGGAAAGTTCTTGAACAGACCAGTCGATGACTTCAACCATGCAATGGATGCGTTACGCTACGCTATGGAACAGATCCGTAAAGGCAATGAAGTTTCTTTTAATTAA
- a CDS encoding phage portal protein encodes MSITQEIIRIIESNAPMKLEEIIQREVSEWEGKEQRKFMITGQQYYEMNLDILNRKRTGIGEGGAEIEIKTLSNNKLAHGFVRKLVDQKVGYLLSKPLSIQTENTKYQELLKEIFNKGFLRLLKNVGKGAINKGIAWLQVYYNDASELRFKILPSEEIIPLWIDAAHTELQAIIRVYEIEVYEGTRKRTVKKVEFWDATGVKRYMQDGSKLVEDPDNQSGSHFKAVQVDQEVQLNWQRIPIIPFKYNDEEIPLVKMVKSLSDDYDRRRSDNSNNLEDLPESIYVLKNYDGTDLAEARRNISVLRMVKVQGDGGVESINLNINVEAANSHLSQTRKDIYEFGRGVDTQSDKLGNSPSGIALRFLFADLDMDANIIETEFQASMEQLLWFVNQHLANTGKGDFEKESVEFIFNRDIIINETESITNASNSKGVISDETIVANHPWTSDTQEELNRIKKQKEVEMKYSGYGEFGGKKDPPEDDDE; translated from the coding sequence TTGAGCATAACTCAAGAAATCATCCGGATAATTGAATCAAACGCTCCGATGAAGCTGGAGGAAATCATTCAGCGGGAAGTATCGGAGTGGGAAGGTAAGGAACAGCGCAAGTTCATGATAACCGGCCAGCAATATTATGAAATGAACCTTGATATCCTGAATCGGAAGCGAACTGGGATAGGAGAGGGCGGGGCGGAGATTGAAATCAAAACCCTATCCAATAATAAACTGGCTCATGGATTTGTTCGGAAGCTGGTGGATCAGAAGGTTGGCTACTTACTGAGTAAACCGCTGAGTATTCAGACCGAGAACACCAAATATCAGGAGCTGCTTAAAGAAATCTTTAATAAAGGATTCTTACGGCTGTTGAAAAACGTTGGCAAAGGCGCGATAAACAAGGGTATAGCCTGGCTCCAGGTATACTATAATGATGCCAGTGAATTAAGGTTCAAAATTTTGCCGTCTGAAGAAATTATCCCGCTATGGATTGACGCTGCTCACACAGAGCTGCAGGCGATCATTCGGGTATATGAGATCGAGGTTTACGAAGGCACTCGAAAGCGGACAGTGAAGAAAGTTGAGTTCTGGGACGCTACCGGCGTTAAGCGATACATGCAGGATGGGAGTAAGCTTGTTGAGGATCCAGATAACCAAAGCGGCAGCCACTTCAAGGCGGTACAAGTGGATCAAGAAGTGCAGCTGAACTGGCAGAGGATACCGATCATCCCATTCAAGTACAACGATGAGGAAATACCGCTCGTCAAAATGGTAAAGTCTCTGTCGGATGATTACGATCGCCGGCGCTCCGATAATTCCAATAACCTCGAAGACTTGCCTGAAAGTATATATGTGCTCAAGAACTATGATGGCACTGACTTAGCTGAAGCTCGGAGGAACATATCGGTACTCCGGATGGTTAAGGTACAGGGTGATGGTGGAGTGGAATCCATTAACTTGAACATTAATGTGGAAGCCGCTAACTCACATCTCAGCCAAACCCGGAAGGATATCTATGAGTTCGGTCGAGGCGTGGATACGCAATCAGATAAGTTGGGCAATAGCCCAAGCGGTATAGCACTACGCTTCCTGTTTGCTGATCTAGACATGGATGCCAACATCATCGAGACGGAGTTCCAGGCCAGTATGGAGCAACTGCTATGGTTTGTAAATCAGCATCTAGCTAATACCGGCAAAGGTGACTTCGAGAAGGAATCCGTTGAGTTCATATTCAACCGAGACATTATCATCAATGAAACAGAATCCATTACCAATGCTTCTAATAGCAAAGGCGTCATATCTGATGAAACCATTGTCGCCAATCATCCATGGACCAGCGACACCCAAGAAGAACTCAACCGGATTAAAAAACAAAAAGAAGTTGAGATGAAATACTCTGGATATGGTGAATTCGGTGGGAAGAAAGATCCACCGGAGGATGATGACGAATGA